A genomic segment from Gilvibacter sp. SZ-19 encodes:
- the groL gene encoding chaperonin GroEL (60 kDa chaperone family; promotes refolding of misfolded polypeptides especially under stressful conditions; forms two stacked rings of heptamers to form a barrel-shaped 14mer; ends can be capped by GroES; misfolded proteins enter the barrel where they are refolded when GroES binds), with translation MAKDIKFDIEARDSIKRGVDALANAVKVTLGPKGRNVIISKSFGAPQVTKDGVTVAKEVELEDALENMGAQMVKEVASKTNDLAGDGTTTATVLAQAIVKEGLKNVAAGANPMDLKRGIDKAVEALTADLEKQSTKVGSSSEKIMQVASISANNDPVIGELIAEAFSKVGKEGVITVEEAKGTETYVDVVEGMQFDRGYLSPYFVTNSEKMNAELENPMILLCDKKISAMKDLLPVLEPIAQQSRTLLIIAEDVDGEALATLVVNKLRGSLKIAAVKAPGFGDRRKAMLEDIAILTGGTVISEDRGFTLENATIDMLGTAETVTIDKDNTTIVNGAGKKADITARVNQIKSQIETTTSDYDKEKLQERLAKLAGGVAVLYVGAASEVEMKEKKDRVDDALHATRAAVEEGIVAGGGVALVRAKKVLEKLTTDNLDETTGVQIIARAIEEPLRQIVENAGGEGSVVVSKVMEGSKAFGYNAKNDTYVDMLKEGIIDPKKVTRIALENASSVAGMILTTECALVDIKEDTPAMPPMGGGGMPGMM, from the coding sequence ATGGCAAAAGATATAAAATTTGACATTGAAGCAAGAGACAGCATCAAACGCGGTGTAGACGCTTTGGCCAATGCAGTAAAGGTAACCTTGGGACCAAAAGGTCGTAACGTTATCATTAGTAAATCCTTCGGGGCTCCACAAGTCACCAAGGATGGTGTTACTGTTGCCAAAGAAGTTGAGCTAGAAGATGCACTAGAGAACATGGGCGCTCAGATGGTAAAAGAAGTTGCTTCTAAGACCAACGACTTGGCTGGTGACGGAACAACTACTGCAACTGTACTTGCGCAAGCCATAGTAAAAGAAGGGCTTAAGAACGTAGCTGCAGGTGCTAATCCAATGGACCTTAAGCGCGGAATCGACAAAGCTGTTGAGGCATTGACCGCCGATCTTGAAAAGCAATCTACCAAAGTGGGTAGCTCTAGCGAGAAGATCATGCAAGTAGCTTCTATTTCTGCCAATAACGATCCGGTTATCGGAGAGCTTATTGCCGAAGCATTTAGCAAAGTTGGTAAAGAAGGAGTTATCACTGTAGAAGAGGCCAAAGGAACAGAGACTTATGTAGATGTGGTAGAAGGAATGCAGTTTGACCGCGGTTACCTATCACCATACTTTGTTACCAACAGCGAGAAAATGAACGCTGAATTGGAGAACCCAATGATCTTGCTTTGCGACAAGAAGATCTCTGCTATGAAAGATCTACTTCCTGTGCTTGAGCCAATTGCGCAACAGAGCCGTACGCTGCTTATCATTGCAGAAGATGTAGACGGAGAAGCTTTGGCTACCTTGGTAGTGAACAAGCTGCGTGGATCTTTGAAGATCGCGGCTGTTAAGGCTCCTGGATTTGGAGACCGCAGAAAAGCAATGCTAGAAGATATTGCTATTCTTACCGGAGGAACCGTGATCTCAGAAGATCGTGGATTCACCTTGGAGAATGCAACCATTGATATGCTAGGAACTGCAGAGACCGTAACCATCGATAAGGACAATACGACCATTGTTAATGGTGCTGGCAAAAAAGCAGATATCACAGCTCGTGTGAACCAGATCAAATCTCAGATCGAAACTACCACTAGCGATTACGACAAAGAGAAACTACAGGAGCGTTTGGCTAAATTGGCCGGAGGTGTTGCTGTACTCTACGTAGGTGCTGCTTCTGAGGTAGAGATGAAAGAGAAGAAAGACCGCGTAGACGACGCCCTACACGCCACTCGTGCCGCTGTAGAAGAAGGTATCGTTGCCGGAGGTGGAGTTGCCTTGGTTCGCGCTAAGAAAGTGTTAGAAAAATTGACCACAGACAACCTAGACGAGACCACAGGAGTTCAGATCATCGCACGTGCTATAGAAGAGCCGTTGCGCCAGATCGTAGAGAACGCAGGTGGCGAAGGTTCTGTAGTAGTGAGCAAGGTAATGGAAGGCAGCAAAGCTTTTGGTTACAACGCAAAGAACGACACTTATGTAGACATGCTTAAGGAAGGTATCATTGACCCGAAGAAGGTGACGCGTATCGCTTTAGAGAACGCTTCTTCTGTGGCTGGAATGATCCTTACTACAGAATGTGCTTTGGTAGACATCAAGGAAGATACTCCTGCCATGCCTCCAATGGGCGGCGGCGGAATGCCAGGCATGATGTAA
- a CDS encoding DUF3347 domain-containing protein, producing MKRYSFLSILMVFLVFTACKNEAKQAEETTTDTAVENTTEAPQASKPKYEAAAATATFKDPKVGDVYKAYIELKTALVNTDSEASSKAADELLTAFSNLGVEEETFLAAQFVMESKEIAAQREGFNRLTPIVEQLVVDNLEGGEVYKQYCPMAFNNTGAYWLSNSKEIYNPYFGDMMLNCGRVADTFESEATN from the coding sequence ATGAAACGCTATTCATTTTTGAGTATTCTCATGGTCTTTTTGGTCTTCACTGCCTGTAAGAATGAGGCAAAACAAGCCGAAGAAACTACAACAGATACTGCGGTAGAGAACACTACCGAAGCCCCTCAAGCAAGTAAACCTAAATACGAAGCTGCAGCAGCAACCGCCACCTTTAAAGATCCAAAGGTAGGAGATGTCTATAAGGCGTATATAGAACTTAAAACTGCCTTGGTCAATACAGACAGTGAGGCTTCTTCTAAAGCGGCAGACGAACTGCTTACAGCTTTTTCTAATCTTGGAGTAGAAGAGGAGACCTTCTTAGCCGCTCAGTTCGTAATGGAATCTAAAGAAATTGCTGCGCAACGAGAAGGATTCAACAGACTTACTCCAATTGTAGAGCAACTAGTGGTAGATAACTTAGAAGGTGGCGAGGTATACAAACAATATTGCCCTATGGCCTTTAACAATACCGGAGCTTATTGGCTATCCAACTCTAAGGAGATCTACAATCCGTATTTTGGTGATATGATGCTTAATTGCGGACGTGTTGCAGATACTTTCGAATCCGAAGCGACCAATTAA